A window of Thalassophryne amazonica chromosome 21, fThaAma1.1, whole genome shotgun sequence contains these coding sequences:
- the LOC117502791 gene encoding trace amine-associated receptor 1-like: MDAEFSINNSYVYNEIHPCYESNNATYIFINQPFTGCVLLYMFLGLLCVVTICGNFLVIISIIYFKQLHTPTNYLILSLAVADLLVGVVVFPFSMAFTVTSCWYHDDMFCKIRGSVDVTLSTASILNLCCISVDRYYAVCHPLTYRSKIHNHVIVLMILVSWSVSALIGISIVIAGFNQGKCQDRCLIDALISTTLACIFSFYIPVIVMLCIYLKIFLVAQKQANTIHGTKTRATVSKMEKKATKTLAIVLGVFILCWTPYFVCMIFQPLTHEFTPVSVIESLNWLTLSNSMLNPFIYAFFYSWFRSAFKMIISGKIFHCDFSNSKLF; this comes from the coding sequence ATGGATGCAGAATTCAGTATCAATAACAGTTATGTTTACAATGAGATCCATCCCTGTTACGAATCTAATAATGCAACTTACATATTTATAAATCAGCCGTTTACAGGATGTGTATTATTATACATGTTCCTTGGGTTGTTATGTGTCGTCACAATATGTGGGAACTTTCTGGTAATAATCTCCATTATTTACTTCAAACAGCTTCACACTCCAACTAACTACCTGATCCTCTCTCTGGCTGTGGCTGATCTGCTTGTCGGTGTTGTTGTGTTTCCTTTCAGCATGGCGTTCACAGTAACCTCATGTTGGTATCATGATGATATGTTCTGCAAAATACGAGGCAGCGTTGATGTGACCCTGAGCACTGCTTCTATTCTCAACTTATGCTGCATCTCTGTTGACAGATATTATGCAGTGTGTCATCCTCTCACTTACAGAAGTAAAATACATAATCATGTTATTGTGCTGATGATCCTGGTGAGTTGGAGTGTTTCTGCTCTCATTGGAATCAGCATCGTAATTGCAGGATTCAATCAAGGCAAATGTCAAGATCGATGTTTAATAGATGCTCTTATATCGACCACTCTGGCGTGTATTTTTTCGTTTTACATCCCTGTGATCGTCATGCTGTGCATTTATCTGAAGATTTTCCTCGTAGCACAGAAACAGGCAAACACCATCCACGGCACAAAGACCAGAGCAACAGTCAGTAAGATGGAGAAAAAAGCAACCAAAACTCTCGCCATCGTTCTGGGAGTTTTTATCTTGTGTTGGACTCCTTACTTTGTTTGTATGATTTTTCAGCCTTTAACACATGAATTCACACCGGTTTCTGTAATTGAATCACTGAACTGGCTTACTTTGTCAAATTCAATGCTTAATCCTTTTATTTATGCGTTTTTCTACAGCTGGTTCAGATCAGCTTTCAAAATGATCATTTCGGGAAAAATATTTCACTGTGATTTTTCCAACTCAAAACTGTTTTAA
- the LOC117502792 gene encoding trace amine-associated receptor 1-like, whose amino-acid sequence MDAEFSINNSYVYNEIHPCYESNNATYIFINHPFTACVLLYMFLGLLCVVTICGNFLIIISIIYFKQLHTPTNYLILSLAVADLHVGVVVFPFSMVVMVTSCWYHDDMFCKIRGSFDVTLSTASILNLCCISVDRYYAVCHPLTYRSKIHNCVIVLMILVSWSVSALIGIGIIIAGFNQGKCEDRCLIDALISTTLAYIFSFYIPVIIMLCIYLKIFLVAQKQANTIHSTKTRATVSKMEKKATKTLAIVLGVFILCWTPYFVCMIFQPLTHEFTPVPVIETLNWLALSNSMLNPFIYAFFYSWFRSAFKIIISGKIFHCDVSNSKLF is encoded by the coding sequence ATGGATGCAGAATTCAGTATCAATAACAGTTATGTTTACAATGAGATCCATCCCTGTTACGAATCTAATAATGCAACTTACATATTTATAAATCATCCCTTTACAGCATGTGTATTATTATACATGTTCCTTGGGTTGTTATGTGTCGTCACAATATGTGGGAACTTTCTGATAATAATCTCAATCATTTACTTCAAACAGCTTCACACTCCAACTAACTACCTGATCCTCTCTCTGGCTGTAGCCGATTTGCATGTCGGTGTTGTTGTGTTTCCTTTCAGCATGGTGGTCATGGTAACCTCGTGTTGGTATCATGATGATATGTTCTGCAAAATACGAGGCAGCTTTGATGTGACCCTGAGCACTGCTTCTATTCTCAACTTATGCTGCATCTCTGTTGACAGATATTATGCAGTGTGTCATCCTCTCACTTACAGAAGTAAAATACACAATTGTGTTATTGTGCTGATGATCCTGGTGAGTTGGAGTGTTTCTGCTCTCATTGGAATTGGCATCATAATTGCAGGATTCAATCAAGGCAAATGTGAAGATCGATGTTTAATAGATGCTCTTATATCGACCACTCTGGCATATATTTTTTCGTTTTACATCCCTGTGATCATCATGCTGTGCATTTATCTGAAGATTTTCCTCGTAGCACAGAAACAGGCAAACACCATCCACAGCACAAAGACCAGAGCAACAGTCAGTAAGATGGAGAAAAAAGCAACCAAAACTCTCGCCATCGTTCTGGGAGTTTTTATCTTGTGTTGGACTCCTTACTTTGTTTGTATGATTTTTCAGCCTTTAACACATGAATTCACACCAGTTCCTGTAATTGAAACACTGAACTGGCTTGCTTTGTCAAATTCAATGCTTAATCcttttatttatgcatttttctACAGCTGGTTCAGATCAGCTTTCAAAATTATCATTTCAGGAAAAATATTTCACTGTGATGTTTCTAACTCGAAACTGTTTTAA